In Nocardia sp. NBC_00403, one DNA window encodes the following:
- the ligD gene encoding non-homologous end-joining DNA ligase, with translation MVSVPAPMLAVEGQPPDTAGWAIEMKWDGARAIALCESGQCRLYNRNRHDVTDSYPELAYALATLSGSRQLVVDGEIVAQTASGTPSSGLLQARMHVTRPTNELIRTVPVQLYLFDLLSANGESTMAMPYLARRRRLDDLELSGPLVMVPPFWVDLEADRVMAMAREHHREGIMSKQTTSIYQSGRRSPAWIKSPFWKTTEAVIAGWMPGTRMTAATFGSLVLGAYDNAGRLVYIGNVGTGFTMATRRQLRTELDSLTQPNSPFDIQPPPASIGAAHWVRPRLVGDVEYREFTGDGLHHPSWRGLRTDKDPEQIRLPL, from the coding sequence ATGGTGTCAGTGCCAGCGCCGATGCTGGCCGTCGAAGGGCAACCACCGGACACGGCTGGCTGGGCCATCGAGATGAAATGGGACGGCGCCCGCGCAATCGCGCTCTGTGAGAGCGGCCAGTGCCGCTTGTACAACAGGAATCGTCATGACGTCACCGACTCCTACCCAGAGCTAGCCTATGCGCTCGCCACTCTGTCCGGCAGTCGGCAGCTTGTCGTAGACGGCGAGATCGTCGCGCAAACCGCCTCCGGCACACCGTCATCCGGTTTGCTACAAGCGCGTATGCACGTCACTCGTCCCACCAACGAACTGATTCGCACGGTGCCAGTCCAGCTTTATCTCTTCGACCTATTGTCTGCCAACGGCGAGTCGACAATGGCGATGCCGTACCTCGCGCGCCGCCGCCGACTGGACGACCTCGAGCTCTCCGGACCTCTGGTCATGGTGCCACCGTTCTGGGTGGACCTGGAGGCCGACCGGGTGATGGCGATGGCTCGTGAGCATCACCGCGAAGGCATCATGTCCAAGCAGACCACCTCCATCTACCAGTCTGGGCGCCGATCACCGGCCTGGATCAAATCCCCATTCTGGAAGACCACCGAAGCCGTCATCGCCGGATGGATGCCAGGCACCAGGATGACCGCGGCAACATTCGGATCACTTGTCCTCGGCGCCTACGACAACGCCGGCCGGCTCGTCTACATCGGCAACGTCGGGACGGGATTCACCATGGCCACCCGCCGCCAACTGCGCACTGAGCTCGACTCGTTGACACAACCGAACAGCCCGTTCGACATCCAGCCACCCCCGGCCAGCATTGGTGCTGCACACTGGGTCCGGCCCCGACTGGTCGGTGATGTCGAATACCGAGAGTTCACCGGTGACGGGCTACACCACCCCAGCTGGCGCGGCCTCCGAACCGACAAGGATCCCGAGCAGATCCGTCTACCACTTTGA
- a CDS encoding DUF6186 family protein: MIIIVGFVLVLVVTLGVVVVTHVRRDLVAPVGETIAYLTRTRVVRIAAVLVWAWAGWHFLAR, from the coding sequence GTGATCATCATCGTCGGGTTCGTGCTGGTGCTGGTGGTCACGCTCGGCGTGGTCGTGGTCACGCATGTGCGCCGGGATCTGGTCGCGCCCGTGGGTGAAACGATCGCGTACCTCACGCGCACTCGGGTGGTGAGAATTGCCGCTGTGCTCGTGTGGGCATGGGCCGGCTGGCATTTTCTTGCGCGGTAG
- a CDS encoding alpha/beta hydrolase has product MSNSDPEENVLNFLSLDLHPGILRANVIARRLESIIREAGEGISNKLYRNTRDAVLRGDYNFLTADDDIARMIGESWHTGRSAESLPARLPDIGVPEDPKALHELWSGLSQSEKADLYHADPFIGNRDGIPQEKRDKYNRSALQTLWERAQEAGDYQRAGNYDEIMKMLYTSERGQPPFYLSYIDDDWRFAFTLDNPDFADNAVILLNPAGIKYPVGYADETMRQIRQAALLVDPRAKTSVTLWGGYDNPRSMVQSVFPQFAEDGAAMARRYHEGLRFTHVGPPSHNTTIGHSYGSVLAGHAAGHGGALNTDELVFIGSWGTGVHNAGELSLTSVTPENTGDHVFATMAPRDSVQLMPKTHGPPPTDPGFGASVFSSGSAPGEYRWNPMDHFATNYLDSSNPAARNIGLIITGHGDMVT; this is encoded by the coding sequence ATGAGCAATTCTGATCCGGAAGAAAATGTGCTCAATTTTCTTTCACTTGACTTGCATCCGGGTATTCTCCGAGCAAATGTGATTGCGCGCAGGCTGGAATCGATCATCCGTGAGGCCGGAGAAGGTATCTCCAACAAACTCTACCGCAACACCCGCGATGCGGTGCTGCGCGGCGACTATAATTTTCTCACCGCCGACGATGACATTGCGCGCATGATCGGTGAATCGTGGCATACTGGGCGATCTGCCGAAAGTTTGCCGGCGCGGCTTCCAGATATCGGCGTACCAGAGGACCCGAAAGCACTCCACGAATTATGGTCCGGTCTGTCCCAATCGGAGAAAGCTGACCTGTATCACGCCGATCCGTTCATCGGGAATCGGGATGGCATTCCACAAGAGAAGCGTGACAAATATAATCGCAGCGCCCTGCAGACGCTATGGGAGCGCGCTCAGGAGGCGGGCGACTACCAACGCGCGGGAAACTACGATGAAATAATGAAGATGCTATACACTTCAGAGAGAGGGCAACCGCCGTTCTACCTGTCGTACATCGACGACGACTGGCGTTTCGCGTTCACGCTCGATAACCCGGATTTCGCCGACAACGCCGTGATCTTACTAAATCCTGCCGGGATCAAATATCCTGTCGGTTACGCCGATGAGACCATGCGACAGATACGGCAAGCGGCACTGTTGGTCGACCCAAGGGCGAAGACTTCGGTAACGCTATGGGGCGGGTATGACAATCCCCGTTCGATGGTGCAGTCGGTATTTCCCCAGTTCGCCGAAGACGGTGCCGCCATGGCGCGGCGCTACCATGAGGGGCTGCGGTTCACGCATGTGGGGCCGCCGTCGCACAACACCACCATCGGCCATTCATATGGGAGCGTTCTCGCTGGTCACGCCGCCGGTCACGGGGGCGCCCTGAACACCGACGAACTGGTCTTCATCGGTAGTTGGGGGACGGGAGTGCACAACGCTGGCGAGCTGAGTCTCACCAGCGTCACGCCCGAGAACACCGGCGACCATGTGTTCGCTACCATGGCTCCACGCGATTCTGTTCAGTTGATGCCGAAAACACACGGCCCACCCCCCACCGACCCCGGCTTCGGCGCCTCCGTTTTCAGTTCCGGTTCCGCCCCCGGTGAATACCGATGGAATCCGATGGACCATTTTGCGACCAACTACCTCGACTCCAGCAACCCAGCTGCGAGGAATATCGGGCTGATCATAACTGGACACGGGGACATGGTGACATGA
- a CDS encoding Mut7-C RNAse domain-containing protein: MTAGVELRVYAELNDFLHPQARYATQLRPIRPHQTVKDIVEAAGIPHPEVDLLLVNGESVDFGHHPQPGDRLAAYPMFETLDIGPLTRVRPRPLRDPRFVVDVNLGGLARLMRLMGLDTRYEWTADDAALAETAATEHRVLLTRDRGLLERRNVTHGVFVRSDRPFEQIVEVIRRLDLADRLAPFSRCLRCGGIVTAVAKQDIIDRLEPLTRRYYDTFRRCPDCGRIYWEGSHQQRLNDLIARICAAIRPI; this comes from the coding sequence ATGACCGCCGGTGTCGAACTGCGCGTATACGCCGAACTGAACGACTTCCTGCACCCGCAGGCGCGGTATGCGACGCAGCTGCGACCGATCCGTCCGCACCAGACCGTGAAAGACATCGTCGAGGCAGCCGGTATCCCACACCCCGAGGTCGACCTGCTGCTGGTGAACGGTGAATCCGTCGACTTCGGCCACCACCCGCAGCCGGGCGATCGGCTCGCCGCCTACCCGATGTTCGAGACCCTGGACATCGGACCGCTGACGCGAGTTCGTCCCCGCCCGCTCCGCGATCCACGTTTCGTCGTCGACGTCAACCTCGGCGGGCTCGCGCGGCTCATGCGATTGATGGGACTCGACACCCGCTACGAGTGGACCGCCGACGACGCTGCGCTGGCCGAGACAGCCGCCACCGAGCATCGGGTCTTGCTCACCCGTGACCGCGGACTTCTCGAGCGACGCAACGTGACCCACGGTGTGTTCGTGCGTTCGGACCGGCCGTTCGAGCAGATCGTCGAGGTGATCCGTCGGCTCGACCTGGCCGATCGGCTGGCACCGTTCAGCCGCTGCCTGCGTTGTGGCGGAATTGTCACCGCGGTGGCCAAGCAGGACATCATCGATCGGCTCGAACCACTCACCCGCCGCTACTACGACACCTTCCGGCGCTGCCCGGATTGCGGCCGGATCTACTGGGAGGGTTCGCATCAGCAACGGCTGAACGACCTCATCGCCCGGATCTGCGCCGCAATCAGGCCGATTTAG
- a CDS encoding DUF1304 domain-containing protein, which yields MAIIANILVGLVAVLHAYILVLEMFLWERKPGRELSGFDAEMAKATAPLAANQGLYNGFLAAGLVWGLIAADPTGFRVQVFFLACVVIAGVYGAVTANPRILFAQAVPGAAALTAVLIAG from the coding sequence ATGGCGATTATCGCGAACATCCTGGTCGGCTTGGTGGCCGTGTTGCACGCGTACATCCTGGTGCTGGAGATGTTTTTGTGGGAGAGGAAGCCTGGGCGGGAGTTGTCCGGGTTCGATGCCGAGATGGCGAAGGCGACTGCGCCTTTGGCTGCTAATCAGGGGCTTTACAACGGGTTTCTGGCGGCGGGGTTGGTGTGGGGGTTGATCGCGGCGGACCCGACGGGTTTCCGGGTGCAGGTGTTCTTCCTGGCGTGCGTGGTGATCGCCGGGGTGTACGGCGCGGTGACGGCGAATCCTCGGATCTTGTTCGCGCAGGCGGTGCCTGGGGCTGCTGCGCTGACCGCGGTGCTCATCGCGGGCTGA
- a CDS encoding esterase/lipase family protein, with amino-acid sequence MIFRRQKWIAPARAGMVGVLLAGALTMAAAPAVAAPGSGSAAPAVSAGTVIEPAIDCLPSSARPNPVIVLPGADGGTADTAAQWGPMVSALRHEGACALVFQGGIVDGKRWAGDMPSAARQLAQFVAKVKATTGAAKVDIVAHSAGTFVANYFVKVLGGAAEVPNMVLLTPEARGCDGVGFLAQYGLKDLPITPVQLVTALPFLVPVLSTLMPSMANALQLTPASEVYKAVMDGPLVQPGVRYSVLATKNDGVATPPGVCSFITEPGVTNVFYEDLFPGSPAVDHSTVRSSPDTAKWVVEQLYS; translated from the coding sequence ATGATTTTCAGGCGTCAGAAGTGGATTGCTCCGGCGCGGGCGGGGATGGTGGGGGTCCTGCTCGCCGGGGCGCTCACGATGGCAGCGGCACCGGCGGTGGCCGCCCCCGGCAGCGGCTCGGCCGCGCCGGCCGTGTCCGCGGGGACGGTGATCGAACCGGCGATCGACTGCCTGCCCAGCAGTGCCCGGCCGAATCCGGTAATAGTGCTGCCAGGTGCGGACGGTGGCACGGCGGACACCGCGGCGCAATGGGGGCCGATGGTTTCGGCGCTGCGCCACGAAGGGGCCTGCGCGCTGGTTTTCCAGGGCGGAATCGTCGACGGAAAGCGATGGGCGGGCGATATGCCCAGCGCGGCTCGGCAGCTCGCGCAGTTCGTCGCGAAAGTCAAGGCGACCACGGGGGCGGCCAAGGTCGATATCGTCGCGCACTCGGCGGGCACCTTCGTCGCGAACTACTTCGTCAAGGTGCTCGGGGGCGCTGCGGAGGTGCCGAATATGGTGCTGCTGACTCCGGAAGCTCGTGGTTGCGACGGCGTCGGTTTCCTTGCGCAGTACGGGTTGAAGGACTTGCCGATTACGCCGGTGCAACTCGTGACGGCGCTGCCGTTCCTGGTGCCGGTGCTGTCGACGTTGATGCCGAGCATGGCCAATGCGCTGCAGCTGACTCCGGCCTCCGAGGTCTACAAGGCCGTCATGGACGGACCGCTGGTGCAGCCGGGCGTTCGGTACTCGGTGCTGGCGACGAAGAACGACGGGGTCGCGACACCGCCTGGAGTGTGCTCGTTCATCACCGAACCGGGTGTCACCAACGTCTTCTACGAAGACCTGTTCCCCGGTAGCCCCGCCGTCGACCACTCGACCGTTCGGTCGAGCCCGGACACCGCGAAATGGGTTGTCGAGCAGCTCTACTCGTAA
- a CDS encoding vWA domain-containing protein, whose amino-acid sequence MGTALVKGQNGSLAVATAVVSVRLAAAADVSGLLVTESGRVRSDADFVFFNQPSAPGVELRPGLPAVLAVSFTDVPADIAQIRAVITLDDPTATFGQGAPPVAVVGDDSGNMLYEYVIDGLSTESVVIALELYRRNAEWKVRAVGQGYAGGFAALVVDHGVSVDDEPPPAAMGLPALEVQSAPDATHVPAVSSRAGDGAAAIVSAPPTQPGTAAPNALDVRTVPGEEKLSFEKRGRLDMRKREVAKVLITKNAFGVRARVVLVIDKTGSMIRQYRQQVVHRVVQRMIPVATQLDHDGTLEAYLYALSFAKLPDITVEHSEQWAQTFLHLSGTHAGISYDAMGGRNDELPIMRDIIASLRPGDPPTLVLFFTDGGFAKKREIAALMREASRLPAFWQFVGLGKANYGLLRSLDEMADRLVDNAGFFALDDIDQVDDAQLYGRLLGEFPDWIRAAKTAGILH is encoded by the coding sequence GTGGGCACGGCGCTCGTCAAGGGGCAGAACGGGTCGCTCGCAGTGGCGACGGCCGTGGTGTCGGTTCGGCTCGCCGCGGCGGCCGACGTTTCGGGGCTGCTGGTGACCGAGTCCGGCCGGGTGCGCTCCGACGCCGACTTCGTGTTCTTCAATCAGCCGAGCGCGCCCGGTGTCGAGTTACGGCCGGGATTGCCTGCGGTGCTGGCGGTTTCCTTCACCGATGTGCCTGCGGACATCGCGCAGATCCGGGCGGTGATCACCCTGGATGATCCGACCGCTACTTTCGGGCAGGGTGCGCCGCCGGTTGCTGTCGTCGGTGACGACAGCGGAAACATGTTGTACGAGTACGTGATCGATGGTCTCAGCACCGAGTCGGTGGTCATTGCACTCGAGTTGTACCGACGCAATGCCGAATGGAAGGTTCGGGCCGTCGGGCAGGGCTATGCAGGCGGATTTGCGGCTTTGGTCGTCGACCACGGCGTTAGCGTGGACGACGAACCGCCCCCGGCGGCGATGGGACTGCCGGCGCTCGAGGTGCAGTCCGCGCCTGACGCGACACATGTGCCTGCGGTCTCCAGCAGAGCGGGCGATGGCGCCGCAGCGATCGTGTCCGCACCCCCGACGCAGCCAGGGACTGCGGCGCCCAACGCCCTCGATGTGCGCACCGTGCCCGGTGAGGAGAAGCTGTCGTTCGAGAAGCGCGGCCGGCTGGATATGCGCAAACGAGAAGTGGCGAAGGTGTTGATCACCAAGAACGCCTTCGGGGTTCGCGCGCGCGTGGTGCTGGTCATCGACAAGACCGGCAGCATGATTCGGCAGTATCGGCAACAAGTGGTGCACCGGGTGGTGCAGCGGATGATTCCGGTGGCCACACAGCTCGATCACGACGGGACGCTGGAGGCGTATCTCTATGCGTTGTCGTTCGCGAAGCTGCCCGACATCACGGTCGAGCACAGCGAGCAGTGGGCGCAGACGTTCCTGCATCTGTCCGGCACGCACGCCGGAATCAGCTATGACGCGATGGGCGGCCGCAACGACGAGTTGCCGATCATGCGCGACATCATCGCGTCGCTGCGACCCGGAGATCCACCGACGCTGGTGCTGTTCTTCACCGACGGCGGCTTCGCAAAGAAACGCGAGATCGCCGCACTCATGCGGGAAGCCTCACGCCTGCCTGCCTTTTGGCAGTTCGTCGGTCTCGGCAAGGCCAACTACGGTCTGCTGCGCTCGCTCGACGAGATGGCCGACCGGCTTGTCGACAATGCAGGCTTTTTCGCCCTCGACGACATCGACCAAGTCGACGACGCCCAGTTGTACGGGCGGCTGCTCGGCGAATTCCCGGACTGGATCCGCGCGGCGAAAACCGCAGGAATCCTGCATTGA
- a CDS encoding TetR/AcrR family transcriptional regulator, which produces MSVVESNRSYGGLPVAQRRAQRRARFAEAALSVFAERTYAKSSVTDICAVAGLSRRQFYEEYASREELLVAVYDDIQQDARAAVRTAVASVGSADLSAIIVAAVTAYVSAMATDTRRAKLAFVEIVGVGAEVEAHRLLVRREWGQVLAELAGAAMVAELPAGYLRMATTAFIGAVNATVHQWSLDDPRPPIADLVDVLTTMLLALMARIADVAR; this is translated from the coding sequence ATGAGCGTGGTGGAGTCGAATCGCAGCTACGGCGGCCTGCCGGTGGCGCAGCGTCGAGCGCAGCGCCGCGCGCGGTTCGCGGAGGCGGCGTTGTCGGTCTTCGCCGAAAGGACCTACGCGAAGAGCTCTGTCACCGATATCTGTGCTGTTGCGGGACTGTCGCGCAGGCAGTTCTACGAGGAGTATGCGAGCCGCGAGGAACTGCTGGTCGCCGTGTACGACGACATCCAGCAGGACGCGCGCGCGGCGGTGCGCACCGCGGTCGCATCGGTGGGATCGGCGGATCTGTCCGCGATCATCGTCGCGGCGGTGACCGCGTATGTGTCCGCCATGGCGACCGATACTCGGCGGGCGAAGCTGGCTTTCGTGGAGATCGTGGGGGTCGGCGCCGAGGTCGAAGCGCATCGGCTGCTGGTGCGCCGGGAATGGGGCCAGGTGCTGGCCGAGCTGGCGGGTGCCGCCATGGTGGCGGAGCTGCCCGCCGGCTACCTGCGGATGGCGACCACCGCCTTCATCGGCGCGGTCAATGCCACCGTGCATCAATGGAGCCTGGACGATCCACGTCCGCCGATTGCCGATCTGGTCGACGTTCTGACGACCATGCTGCTCGCGCTGATGGCCCGTATCGCGGACGTCGCGCGCTAA
- a CDS encoding DUF1254 domain-containing protein, with amino-acid sequence MGDERSLAQLSRRTMFGVAAATMASATLAACSTSEKSSSTSVTLMPEEPKTIATDAYIFGYPLVLMDVTRVAAEKITPVNTFQHAAGLPTSEQHDVVRSNLDTLYSAAWLDVSTEPMVLQVPAVELGRFWLMQLMDAWTNTVHNPSSVRPQVKPDAPAPPYTYAITGPQWAGSLPEGVTQLSVPTPTVWLVSRIQVNGSDDIPAVQAIQQQLKLVRLADWIEGKAAPPSATMPTRESANPPKQVVEMDASTFFKRLCAVMAVNPPRSEDQLAMNRFAAIGIRPGGSVTGISAEDLTAAAERAKQVIPASADPSAVNQNGWVFDRDIGTYGTDYMLRANVAWHGLGANLPEDAIYPTIFGSADLNGVPANFRLHFPSGQLPPVGAFWSLTAYGADGFLVPNPANIYAIGHQVPVAYNADGSVDLAIQHSDPGARMPTGNWLPIPEAGQFSLTMRLYVPKPIALDGQWKPPVLNVAP; translated from the coding sequence ATGGGCGACGAGCGTTCACTCGCGCAGCTCTCGCGCCGGACCATGTTCGGCGTGGCCGCTGCGACCATGGCGAGTGCCACCCTCGCGGCCTGCAGTACGTCGGAGAAGAGCTCCTCGACCAGCGTGACTCTGATGCCGGAAGAGCCGAAGACGATCGCCACGGACGCCTATATCTTCGGCTACCCCCTGGTGCTGATGGACGTGACCAGGGTCGCGGCCGAAAAGATCACCCCGGTGAACACCTTCCAGCACGCCGCCGGGCTGCCGACGTCCGAGCAGCACGATGTTGTTCGATCGAATCTGGACACGCTGTACTCCGCCGCATGGCTCGATGTATCCACCGAGCCCATGGTGCTGCAGGTGCCTGCTGTCGAGCTCGGCCGATTCTGGCTGATGCAGCTGATGGATGCCTGGACCAATACCGTGCACAACCCGAGTAGCGTTCGACCGCAGGTGAAGCCGGATGCGCCCGCGCCGCCCTACACCTATGCCATTACTGGACCGCAGTGGGCGGGGAGCCTGCCCGAGGGTGTGACGCAGTTGTCCGTGCCGACACCGACGGTGTGGTTGGTCAGCCGGATTCAGGTCAACGGCAGCGACGACATCCCCGCCGTGCAGGCTATTCAGCAGCAACTGAAACTCGTTCGGCTCGCCGACTGGATCGAGGGCAAAGCCGCGCCCCCGTCTGCCACGATGCCGACGCGGGAATCCGCGAATCCACCGAAACAGGTTGTCGAGATGGACGCGAGCACTTTCTTCAAACGGTTGTGCGCGGTGATGGCGGTGAATCCGCCGCGGTCCGAAGATCAGCTCGCGATGAACCGCTTCGCGGCCATCGGGATCCGGCCGGGCGGCAGCGTCACCGGTATTTCCGCCGAGGATCTGACCGCCGCCGCGGAGCGAGCGAAGCAAGTGATCCCCGCAAGCGCCGACCCGAGCGCGGTGAACCAGAACGGGTGGGTATTCGACCGCGATATCGGCACTTATGGCACCGACTACATGTTGCGCGCCAACGTCGCATGGCACGGCTTGGGCGCCAACCTGCCCGAGGACGCGATCTATCCGACCATCTTCGGCAGCGCCGACCTCAACGGCGTGCCCGCGAACTTCCGGCTGCATTTCCCGTCGGGCCAGCTGCCGCCGGTCGGGGCGTTCTGGTCGCTGACCGCCTATGGTGCGGACGGCTTCCTGGTACCCAACCCGGCGAATATCTACGCGATCGGCCACCAGGTGCCAGTTGCCTACAATGCCGACGGCTCAGTGGATCTCGCGATCCAGCACAGCGACCCCGGCGCTCGGATGCCCACCGGGAATTGGCTGCCGATACCGGAGGCGGGCCAGTTCTCGCTGACGATGCGTCTGTACGTGCCGAAACCTATTGCGCTCGATGGACAGTGGAAGCCGCCCGTGCTCAACGTGGCGCCGTAG
- a CDS encoding group II truncated hemoglobin, translating to MTSLYEHAGGDEALHRVEEAFYEKVLADPVLKTQFTERLPGHVDHLSWFTAESFGGPARFTEQLGFDYIIAVHRGLAITDEQRQRFAELYIEAFEEAGLLDNEAFRAAVRSHAEFGVQVAQQNSHAETDEQLHPIRAVPRWTWEGDD from the coding sequence ATGACCAGCCTGTACGAGCACGCCGGCGGCGACGAGGCACTGCACCGCGTCGAAGAGGCGTTCTACGAGAAAGTTCTCGCCGATCCGGTGTTGAAAACCCAGTTCACCGAACGGCTCCCCGGCCATGTCGACCACCTCAGCTGGTTCACCGCCGAATCCTTCGGTGGCCCAGCCCGTTTCACCGAGCAACTGGGATTCGACTACATCATCGCCGTGCACCGCGGCCTGGCCATCACCGACGAGCAGCGCCAGCGGTTCGCCGAACTGTATATCGAGGCGTTCGAGGAGGCAGGCCTGCTCGACAACGAGGCCTTCCGGGCCGCCGTGCGCTCGCACGCCGAGTTCGGTGTGCAAGTGGCACAACAGAACTCACACGCCGAGACCGACGAGCAACTGCACCCGATCCGGGCGGTGCCCCGATGGACCTGGGAGGGTGACGACTGA
- a CDS encoding cytochrome P450 codes for MTTPSIPAGFDFTDPDLLANRLPIQEFAELRRTAPVWWCAQSDRASGFDDGGYWVVSKLDHIKEISKNPEVFSSHENTAIIRFNEETTREQIDMLGNMLMLNLDPPQHTKIRRIISKGFTPRAVESLRAALTERAAKIVHDAKKSGRGDFVEQIACELPLQAIAELIGVPQDDRKKLFDWTNQMISYDDPEFDGNHHTATAEVMGYAWNMAEERRKCPADDIVTQLISADINGENLGSDEFAFFVILLSVAGNETTRNSITHGMKAFVDNPDQWELYKQQRPRTAPDEIVRWATPVTAFQRTATQDTEIGGQEIKKGQRVGLFYGSANFDEEGFADPFTFDVLRNPNPHVGFGGTGTHYCVGANLARLEIDLMFNAIADVMPNLRQVSDPVRLRSGWLNGIKRWEVEYA; via the coding sequence GTGACCACGCCCTCGATTCCCGCAGGATTCGACTTCACCGACCCCGACCTGCTCGCCAACCGTCTGCCCATCCAGGAATTCGCCGAGCTGCGCCGCACCGCCCCGGTGTGGTGGTGCGCCCAGTCCGACCGGGCCAGCGGCTTCGACGACGGCGGCTATTGGGTGGTGTCCAAGCTCGACCACATCAAGGAGATCTCGAAGAATCCGGAGGTGTTCTCCTCACATGAGAACACGGCGATCATCCGGTTCAACGAGGAAACCACGCGCGAGCAGATCGACATGCTCGGCAACATGCTGATGCTGAACCTCGATCCGCCGCAGCACACCAAGATCCGCCGCATCATCTCCAAAGGCTTCACCCCGCGCGCGGTCGAGAGCCTGCGCGCCGCACTCACCGAGCGGGCGGCCAAGATCGTGCACGACGCCAAGAAGTCGGGCCGCGGTGACTTCGTCGAGCAGATTGCGTGCGAGCTGCCGCTACAGGCCATCGCCGAGCTCATCGGCGTCCCGCAAGACGACCGCAAGAAGCTCTTCGACTGGACCAACCAGATGATCTCCTACGACGATCCGGAGTTCGACGGCAACCATCACACCGCCACCGCCGAAGTGATGGGCTACGCCTGGAACATGGCCGAAGAGCGGCGTAAGTGCCCGGCCGACGACATTGTCACCCAGCTGATCAGTGCCGATATCAACGGCGAGAACCTGGGCTCCGACGAGTTCGCGTTCTTCGTCATCCTGCTTTCGGTGGCGGGGAACGAGACCACCCGCAACTCGATCACCCACGGCATGAAGGCATTCGTCGACAATCCGGACCAGTGGGAGCTCTACAAGCAGCAGCGGCCGCGGACCGCGCCCGACGAGATCGTGCGCTGGGCCACCCCCGTGACCGCGTTCCAACGTACCGCGACGCAGGACACCGAGATCGGCGGCCAGGAGATCAAGAAGGGCCAGCGGGTCGGATTGTTCTACGGCTCGGCCAATTTCGACGAGGAGGGTTTCGCGGACCCGTTCACCTTCGACGTGCTGCGCAACCCGAACCCGCACGTCGGCTTCGGCGGCACCGGCACCCACTACTGCGTCGGTGCGAATCTGGCCCGGTTGGAGATCGACCTGATGTTCAACGCCATCGCCGACGTCATGCCGAACCTGCGCCAGGTGTCCGACCCGGTGCGGCTGCGTTCGGGCTGGCTCAACGGCATCAAGCGCTGGGAAGTCGAATACGCTTGA
- a CDS encoding TetR/AcrR family transcriptional regulator: MSKPRGRAPVVSDGDIRRVARALLVEQGPEAVTLRAIARELGITAPALYRYYRSLDDLLESLRLEFCADLAAELSAEIDTLPDDGAVQFFAICKGFRRWALAHTREFTLVFASPGAGRSGVMRRFDEPFGRIFLAAAGRLLATYDVVTPPTDVIPADLREDLLGFQTELLAAMSEAGQKFPAEKLDLGVTYLMIQIWARLYGHVTLEVFGNYPIPLSNPEILFDTMLAELGRTAGLIAD; the protein is encoded by the coding sequence ATGAGTAAACCGCGTGGCCGCGCGCCGGTGGTCTCCGACGGAGACATCCGGCGGGTGGCCCGTGCGCTGCTGGTCGAGCAGGGGCCGGAGGCGGTCACGTTGCGGGCCATCGCACGAGAACTCGGGATCACCGCCCCTGCGCTGTACCGCTACTACCGGTCGCTCGACGATCTGCTGGAGAGCCTGCGCCTGGAGTTCTGCGCGGATCTCGCGGCCGAGCTGTCGGCCGAGATCGACACCCTGCCCGATGACGGCGCGGTGCAGTTCTTCGCCATCTGCAAGGGTTTCCGGCGCTGGGCGCTTGCGCACACCAGGGAGTTCACCCTGGTGTTCGCCTCGCCCGGCGCGGGCCGCTCGGGCGTGATGCGGCGCTTCGACGAACCGTTCGGCCGTATATTTCTGGCCGCCGCGGGCCGCCTGCTCGCGACCTACGACGTCGTGACGCCGCCGACCGATGTGATTCCCGCGGACCTGCGCGAGGATCTCCTCGGGTTTCAGACCGAGCTGCTCGCCGCGATGTCGGAAGCAGGCCAGAAGTTCCCTGCCGAAAAGCTGGACCTCGGGGTGACCTATCTGATGATTCAGATCTGGGCCCGCCTCTACGGCCACGTCACCCTCGAAGTCTTCGGCAATTACCCGATCCCGCTGTCCAACCCCGAGATCCTGTTCGACACGATGCTGGCGGAACTGGGGCGGACCGCCGGATTGATCGCCGACTAG